A window from Prochlorococcus marinus CUG1435 encodes these proteins:
- the ilvB gene encoding biosynthetic-type acetolactate synthase large subunit, whose amino-acid sequence MTLTSRSFLKDGSKNEQPVWITGADALMDSLKIHGVKVIFGYPGGAILPIYDAVHKAEQDGWLKHYMVRHEQGGSHAADGYARSTGEVGVCFGTSGPGATNLVTGIATAQMDSVPLVVVTGQVPRPAIGTDAFQETDIFGITLPIVKHSWVIRDPSDIAKVVSEAFFIASSGRPGPVLIDVPKDVGQEFFNYQRVLPGEIIPKGFKRNGDINDCDIKKAIKLIEESERPLLYVGGGAISSGAHDEIRTLANNYHIPVTTTLMGKGAFDEKDNLSVGMLGMHGTAYANFAVTECDLLVAIGARFDDRVTGKLDTFAPKAKVIHIDIDPAEVNKNRRVDVAIVSDVSKAVRKINEKFLNNKSAFKTKNWLEKIDFWKKKHPLYEPPEEGEIYPQEVLLKVKELSPEAYVTTDVGQHQMWAAQYLRNSPRKWISSAGLGTMGFGLPAAIGVKAALPNSDVICIAGDASVLMNIQELGTLSHYGLKVKLIIINNRWQGMVRQWQESFYNERYSSSDMSCGEPDFVKLAESFGVKGYLISDRENLQNELQHALDHDGPALINILVRRGENCYPMVPPGKSNAQMVGYVNCED is encoded by the coding sequence GTGACTCTTACTTCGAGATCCTTTTTAAAGGATGGCTCAAAAAATGAACAACCAGTTTGGATAACTGGTGCAGATGCACTAATGGATTCTCTAAAAATTCATGGGGTAAAGGTTATATTTGGATATCCTGGAGGTGCCATATTACCAATATATGATGCGGTTCATAAGGCAGAGCAAGATGGTTGGTTAAAGCACTATATGGTGAGACATGAACAGGGTGGTTCTCATGCGGCTGATGGATATGCAAGATCTACAGGTGAAGTAGGAGTATGTTTTGGAACCTCAGGCCCAGGTGCCACAAATTTGGTTACTGGAATTGCAACTGCTCAAATGGATTCAGTTCCTCTTGTAGTGGTTACAGGTCAAGTTCCAAGACCTGCTATTGGGACTGATGCTTTCCAAGAAACAGACATTTTTGGCATAACTCTTCCAATAGTTAAACACTCATGGGTAATAAGGGATCCTTCAGACATCGCGAAGGTAGTTTCAGAAGCTTTTTTTATTGCCTCTTCTGGTAGACCAGGCCCTGTTTTGATTGATGTACCCAAGGATGTAGGTCAAGAATTCTTTAATTACCAAAGAGTTTTGCCTGGTGAAATTATTCCAAAGGGATTTAAAAGAAATGGAGATATAAATGATTGTGATATCAAAAAAGCAATTAAATTAATAGAGGAGTCTGAAAGACCTCTTCTTTATGTTGGTGGTGGTGCAATATCTTCAGGAGCTCATGATGAAATAAGAACTTTAGCGAATAATTATCACATACCAGTAACTACAACCTTAATGGGAAAGGGTGCTTTTGATGAAAAAGATAACTTATCAGTTGGGATGCTAGGCATGCACGGAACTGCTTACGCAAACTTTGCAGTTACAGAATGTGATCTTTTAGTAGCTATTGGAGCTAGATTTGATGATAGGGTGACAGGAAAATTAGATACTTTTGCTCCTAAGGCAAAGGTCATTCATATAGATATTGACCCAGCAGAAGTTAATAAAAATAGACGTGTCGATGTTGCAATTGTCTCTGACGTTTCAAAAGCTGTTCGTAAAATTAATGAAAAATTTCTTAATAATAAATCTGCTTTTAAGACAAAGAACTGGTTAGAAAAAATAGATTTTTGGAAAAAGAAACATCCTTTGTATGAACCGCCTGAAGAAGGAGAAATTTATCCTCAGGAAGTTCTTTTGAAAGTTAAGGAACTTTCACCGGAAGCTTATGTAACTACAGATGTGGGACAGCATCAGATGTGGGCTGCTCAATATCTTAGGAATTCCCCAAGAAAATGGATCAGTAGTGCAGGATTAGGAACTATGGGTTTTGGATTGCCAGCGGCAATTGGAGTGAAGGCAGCCTTACCTAATTCAGATGTAATTTGTATAGCCGGAGATGCAAGTGTTTTAATGAATATTCAAGAATTAGGTACTTTGTCACATTATGGTTTAAAGGTAAAGTTGATCATCATTAATAATCGCTGGCAAGGGATGGTAAGGCAATGGCAAGAAAGTTTTTATAATGAAAGGTATTCCTCCTCGGATATGAGTTGTGGTGAACCTGATTTCGTAAAACTTGCTGAGTCTTTCGGAGTCAAGGGATATCTAATTTCTGATAGAGAAAATCTACAGAATGAATTGCAACATGCGTTAGATCATGACGGACCTGCCTTGATTAATATTCTTGTTAGAAGAGGTGAGAATTGTTATCCAATGGTACCTCCCGGGAAAAGTAATGCTCAAATGGTTGGATATGTTAATTGTGAAGACTAA